In bacterium, the genomic window ATACCCATGCCGGAGCACCAAAGATAGCACAGCGGGTGGCCGCCCGCTGCCTGCAAACTCGGGCCGAAGCCCGACCCGCGAGGGTCGGGGGCGTTGCCCGGCGAGGGGCGATCGGGCCCCGGCCTTCACCAGGCGACCGGTCACAGTACCGGCGGTTGGGCCGAGTCCTCGGACGGGTACCCGAATATGTTCACCCGCTGCCAATTTCCGCGCCGGAACCGCCAGTAGAGCAGCACCGCCTCCAGCGCGTAGCAGGCGGCTCCGCCCAGCCAGGCCACGCGCACGTCGCCGCCGCCGCGCACCACCAGCAGCCAGGTCAGCGGCAGGAAGACCCCCCACATGACCGCCGCGGTGATCAGCAGCACCGAGCGCGTGTCGCCGGCGCCGGTCAGCAGGCCGCTGCCCACCATCCGCATGCCGTCGCCGACCTGAAAGACCGACGCCACCAGCGCCAATCCGGCCCCGAAGACGAGGATGGCGGGGTCGGGCGTGAAGATGCGGAAGATCCCGCCGCGGAACAGGTAGAAGAGCACCGCCAGGACCAGGCAGTAGAGCAGCCCCAGCTTGTAGACCTGGCGGCCGTAGCGCGCCGCCACGTCGGGGCGGCCGGCGCCGACCCAGTTGCCGACCAGCACGGCGCCGGCCGAGGTCAGGCCCCACATGGGCATGAACGAGAAGGAGAGCAGCTGCACGGTGATCTGGCTGGCCGCGAGCTGGATGGCGCCGGCGCGGCCGACCAGCACGGTGAACAGGCTGAACGAGCACATGTCGATGAATCCCTCGAGCGTCGACGGCAGCCCCACGCGGACCATGTTGCGCAGCGCCGCGAGGTCCGGCCGGCGCGGCACGTGGATGCGGTAGCGGCGGCGCTGGTTGCGGTCGGCCAGGATCACCGCGGCCATCAGCACCGTGTTGACCACCACGCTGATGCTCGTGGCGATCGACGCGCCGGCGATGCCCATCTCCGGTACCGCCAGCAGGCGCCGGCCGCCGACGGAGATGCCCTCCCAGCCGAAGATCAGCCAGAGGTCGAGCACGGCGTTGAGGGCGTTGGCGAAGATCGCGATCCACATGGGCGTGCGCACGTCGCGGCGGCCCTGGAAGTAGCCCAGCAGCGCGAAGCCGATCTGGGTGAAGACCGCGCTGACGGTCCGCCAGCGGACGTAGGTGTAGGTCGCGTCGACGACGTCGGCCGGGTTGCCCGTCAGGCGCAGCAGGGGCAGGCTGAAGTGGCCGAGCAGCATCAGCAGCAGCCCGGTGACGATCGACAGGTGGATGGCCTGCCAGGTGTAGTGGCTGACGGCCTCGTCGTCGCCCTTGCCGTGGGCCTGCGCCACGAAGGTGCCGTTGATGCGGCTGAGGTTGTTGAACAGGCTGTAGGCGGCCCAGGTCAGCACGCCGCCCAGCCCCGCGGCCCCCAGGGCCAGGCTGGAGTAGCGGCCCAGGAAGATCGTGTCGACGGTCCACATCATG contains:
- a CDS encoding MATE family efflux transporter, with translation MNDHPLLPHGGDAPTGGPWRIHHAREIVVLASPIVLSMISHTMMWTVDTIFLGRYSSLALGAAGLGGVLTWAAYSLFNNLSRINGTFVAQAHGKGDDEAVSHYTWQAIHLSIVTGLLLMLLGHFSLPLLRLTGNPADVVDATYTYVRWRTVSAVFTQIGFALLGYFQGRRDVRTPMWIAIFANALNAVLDLWLIFGWEGISVGGRRLLAVPEMGIAGASIATSISVVVNTVLMAAVILADRNQRRRYRIHVPRRPDLAALRNMVRVGLPSTLEGFIDMCSFSLFTVLVGRAGAIQLAASQITVQLLSFSFMPMWGLTSAGAVLVGNWVGAGRPDVAARYGRQVYKLGLLYCLVLAVLFYLFRGGIFRIFTPDPAILVFGAGLALVASVFQVGDGMRMVGSGLLTGAGDTRSVLLITAAVMWGVFLPLTWLLVVRGGGDVRVAWLGGAACYALEAVLLYWRFRRGNWQRVNIFGYPSEDSAQPPVL